Below is a genomic region from Brassica rapa cultivar Chiifu-401-42 chromosome A08, CAAS_Brap_v3.01, whole genome shotgun sequence.
TAAGAGGAGCAGCTTCGTCATTGCGTTTTTTCTCTTCGAATCAGTGAGATCTGAGTTTGTGTTTGTGCTTTATTAATCTGTGTCCGACCCTCTCGAGGAGAATTAATCAGCCCTATGAGTTATAGACGAAACCGTATTCTGGTTTACGGATGGGCCACTCGATTTAAATGGGCCTTTTAATATCTATATGTAATTGGGCCTTTTGATATTCATATGATAAcgggaaaagtgccaatttcgacccaaactatttcagtcgtgccaaatacgacccgaacaattgatcagtgccaaatacgacctcaactcaattataattcaaaaaaactacccgaacttcttaaaacgtgcctaaatctacattgactctaacagaagttagtcaaccgttaacaagataaaacgacgttgtttgatatacgaggaaaagtgccaatttcgaccccaacacactcaatcgtgccaaataagacccgaacaaatagtcagtgccaaaaacgacctcaactcaattataatttaaaaaaaattatccaattttttctaaaacgtgtctaaatctacattaactctaacataagttaatcaacttttaacaaagataagacgatgttgttttgatatatgtattttttttaaaaatatgttcatttcgggATTCAAATCCGTGATGGGATATCCTTTTAaaggggcacactaacaactagactaaaataattttttgaaatattattacaaattgaaattctccattatataaactactattcttgttcatcttatccaatttaaaactttggtgattgctttatatattttagttattgtttaatttgtctaatattttgtacaacatatcttagtgaaagaaaggtaaaaggcctcttaacatttttgaacaaaatatcaaaatatataatatcaactttgaaaactaaaaaaattcccacttaattttaaaaattaaaaataatttatataagaaaattgtataaataaattcaaagttgtaagcatatttaagatcatataataataaatattttattatttatattttagtaagatataattttattaaagatatgataaataagaaaaacacgttaatgtatttatataaatcagaaaaagtaataataaagataagacgatgttgttttgatatatgtatttttttaaaaaatatgttcatttcgggattcaaatccgtgctgggatatccttttaaaggggcacactaacaactagactaaaataattttttgaaatattattacaaattgaaattcttcattatataaactactattcttgttcatcttatccaatttaaaactttggtgattttaaaaagttacttttatctagttgttagtgtgcccatTTAAAAGGGTATCCCAACACGGATTTGAATCCCtaaatgaacatattttaaaaaaaaatacatatatcaaaacaacatcgtcttatctttgttaaaagttgattaacttctgttagagttaatgtagatttagacacgttttagaaaaaaattggataatttttttttaaattataattaggttgaggtcgtttttggcactgaccatttgttcgggtcttatttggcacgattgagagtgttggggtcgaaattggcacttttcctcgtatatcaaacgatgtcgttttatcttgttaacggttgactaacttctgttagagtcaatgtagatttaggcacgttttaagaagttcgggtagtttttttgaattataattgagttgaggtcgtatttggcactgatcaattgttcgggtcgtatttggcacgactgaaatagtttgggtcgaaattggcacttttcccgTATATCTGCTCCTAGTATCCACACATGCTTACTTTGTTGGAGATACTTAAAACGCTTGATGTGCCATCTTACAAGGTAACAACAAAGCTTAGAGAGTTTTATCGAACTAGTATAGCAGTATCTAAATACAACCAACAACGAGTtcttggtctagtggtatagcAGACACTCCACCACTCGGATTCAATTTTCATCACAAAGAACTTTTACATTGTGTAACTGGATCAATGTTATAATGAATTTAAGCTTCAAAACTACAacagaaaaatttaaaacattagtCTTGTAAGAAGATAAACTGTCGTCTTCTTGACTCTAATGAATGTACAAGTCTTGTAAAAGAGTTTTAGAAGCTGTGTACTCAAAGCATGTGCATGTGAACCTTCTTACAAAATGCTTGGTCCGCTTCGAGGGCATTCACTTTCATTTTTAGCGTGTCCATGACATCATAAGCTCCTCGTAGTTTCTTCCTCAATGCATCCTCAGTCACATCTCTGCGTCCTCTTTCTTCTTGAAACACATCCATCACTGCCTTCTGCGACTTTTCAAACTCTTGGTTCTTTGCTTGGGACACCTTGAGTTGTGACTCAAGCAACCCTCTATCTCTCTGCAGCTCTACCACCAGTTCATCTACAACCTTTTGAGATTCCTCCAAATCATGGATCTTGGCTTTTGAACTCTCTAGTTGAGACTCAACAAATGCCTTCTCCCCATGTAACTCCTCCACCAGTTTTGCTGAATCATCATCTCTGACCTTGTTCCTTTTCTCCAAATCTTGAATCTTAGACTGTGACTGCTTGAGTTGCAACTCAAGCTGTCCTTTATGTCTCTGCAGCTCAACCACAAGTTTTGCTGACTCATGATCTTTGACCTTGGTGGGCCTCTTCTCCAAATCTTGAATCTTGGATTTTGACTGTTTGACTTGCAGCTCAAGTTGTTTTTTCTGTCTCTGCAACTCAGCCACCTGTCTTGTCTCTATAGTTTGTACTTTCTGTGTTCTCTGTCTCTGCAGCTCAACCATAGGTTTTGCTGAGACATCTCTCACCTTTTGCCTCTTCTCCAATTCTTGAACCCTAGCTTTTGGCTGTTTTACTTGTGGCTCAAGCTGTGCCTTCTGCTTCTGAAACTCAGCTGCTTTATGAACTGACCTTGTTTCCTTGCAACTCACCCCAAGCCCATTAGTCTTGTTCCTAAGCCCAATCTCATGTCTTGTGTTAGCAACACTTGGTTGTGTAGCCTCCTTCTGAGAGTTTCTTTTTGGCCTGCATTGAGCTGGCTCTTCACTAGCAGGAGCTTCAGTGACACCACTTTCAAGATTCTTCTGCAACGTCCTAGGAGCATAACCAATCTCATGACACCTCTTACACCAATACGTCTTCTGATACTTGTTCAACCTGTTCTCAACTCTAGCAAGAAGAGCAGTCCTCTCAAACCCTTGCTTGTTGTGAGCTGGCTGTATAAAGTTAGCTTCCAACAAACCAATCACACCGCGTCCATCGCTTCCAGCAGCGTTCCACACCCTCCAAAACGGCTTGATAAGCCGGTTCTTGTGGTAGACATTGAACCCTTGTATGTCAATGTGGTGATGCGCATCTTTCACAAAACCAATCTTTAGAGCAGCAACCATGTCTTCATCTAGTGACAACTCCGGAGAAGCCACTGGCTTGTACGTTA
It encodes:
- the LOC103836064 gene encoding protein MICRORCHIDIA 5-like, which translates into the protein MDSQTRSKNPGNTNPKPYGSTVRGLKRGSRSYADGDPNNLPLKKPRTMVNPRQTGNKTVEPRTRRLSRQFWKAGDDKEDERPPRNCGNDAAIRVHPQFLHANATSHKWALGAFAELLDNSLDEACNGATYVHVDSTTNQKDGKSSMLIVQDNGGGMDPNRFRECLSLGYSRKRNVANTVGQYGNGFKTSTMRLGADAIIFTRSRGANGGNTTQSVGMLSYTYLYETRKSEAVVPTVDFELVDNNWVALTHDDRDKWFDNLETIVKWSPYVSQQAMFDQFDLLEEQGTQIVIYNLWDDDEGKLELDFDTDGRDIQLRGVNRDEKKIEMAKAYPNSRHFLTYRHSLRRYASILYLRLPPNFRIILRGKEVEHHSLLEDMMMTEDITYKPVASPELSLDEDMVAALKIGFVKDAHHHIDIQGFNVYHKNRLIKPFWRVWNAAGSDGRGVIGLLEANFIQPAHNKQGFERTALLARVENRLNKYQKTYWCKRCHEIGYAPRTLQKNLESGVTEAPASEEPAQCRPKRNSQKEATQPSVANTRHEIGLRNKTNGLGVSCKETRSVHKAAEFQKQKAQLEPQVKQPKARVQELEKRQKVRDVSAKPMVELQRQRTQKVQTIETRQVAELQRQKKQLELQVKQSKSKIQDLEKRPTKVKDHESAKLVVELQRHKGQLELQLKQSQSKIQDLEKRNKVRDDDSAKLVEELHGEKAFVESQLESSKAKIHDLEESQKVVDELVVELQRDRGLLESQLKVSQAKNQEFEKSQKAVMDVFQEERGRRDVTEDALRKKLRGAYDVMDTLKMKVNALEADQAFCKKVHMHML